In a single window of the Oecophyllibacter saccharovorans genome:
- the argC gene encoding N-acetyl-gamma-glutamyl-phosphate reductase, whose product MGSRILPRKTRVFIDGEAGTTGLGIRQRLEALPASCAIECLKIHPGLRKDPEARFAMMEQADITVLCLPDDAAREAVALGEGSGTRFLDASTAHRVSKGWVYGLPELESGQAGRIRHARHVSNPGCYATGAIALLRPLVQAGVLPAEAAVSINAVSGYSGGGKKMIEAHARDGGPAFKLYGLDLQHKHLPEITQYSGLAHQPLFVPSVGHFPQGMIVSIPLHLVHLPGCPSVSDLRRILQEAYPDETPDGAESVVRVIHAEETGTELLADSLAGDDRMELRVHGRGGQAVLTARLDNLGKGASGAAVRNLLLMSGQTLPPLTG is encoded by the coding sequence ATGGGGTCCCGCATTCTTCCCCGCAAGACGCGTGTTTTCATTGACGGTGAAGCGGGCACGACCGGGCTTGGCATCAGGCAGCGTCTTGAAGCCCTGCCAGCCTCCTGCGCTATCGAGTGCCTGAAAATTCACCCAGGATTGCGCAAGGACCCCGAAGCCCGCTTTGCCATGATGGAGCAGGCCGACATCACCGTTCTGTGCCTGCCTGACGATGCGGCGCGCGAAGCTGTGGCACTGGGGGAGGGATCAGGCACGCGCTTTCTCGATGCGAGCACGGCGCACCGGGTGAGCAAGGGCTGGGTTTACGGGCTGCCGGAACTTGAGAGCGGGCAGGCAGGCCGGATCCGCCACGCCAGGCATGTCAGCAATCCCGGCTGTTATGCGACAGGGGCCATCGCTCTGCTGCGCCCACTGGTGCAGGCCGGTGTGCTGCCGGCTGAGGCTGCGGTGTCCATCAACGCCGTTTCCGGCTATAGCGGCGGCGGCAAAAAAATGATCGAAGCCCACGCACGCGATGGCGGGCCCGCTTTCAAGCTCTACGGGCTGGACCTGCAGCACAAGCACCTGCCGGAAATCACGCAGTACAGCGGCCTGGCCCACCAGCCTCTGTTCGTGCCCTCAGTGGGGCATTTCCCCCAGGGCATGATCGTCTCCATCCCCCTGCACCTCGTGCATCTGCCAGGCTGCCCCTCGGTATCCGATCTCCGCCGGATCCTGCAGGAAGCTTATCCTGACGAAACGCCTGACGGAGCGGAAAGTGTGGTGCGGGTGATCCATGCTGAGGAAACAGGGACAGAGCTGCTTGCTGACAGCCTGGCCGGCGATGACCGCATGGAGCTGCGGGTGCACGGTCGTGGCGGGCAGGCTGTGCTGACGGCGCGGCTCGACAATCTCGGCAAGGGGGCGTCGGGGGCAGCTGTGCGCAACCTGCTGCTGATGAGCGGTCAGACCCTGCCGCCGCTGACTGGCTGA
- a CDS encoding alcohol dehydrogenase catalytic domain-containing protein encodes MQVDTYKYPELTMPNGKKAPHAVIVKIITTNICGSDLHIYRGSFAVPPGMTMGHEMTGEVIEVGSDVEFIKKGDLVSVPFNVACGRCNNCRHMRTDVCENVNGDQTFVIDKATQHVDCGAYGFNLGPDVKSLDTASGWAGGQGDYLMVPYADFNLLKFPDKSAAMAKIRDLTLLSDILPTAFHGFASPDWPAAPSFGVGQSVLIFGAGPVGRCGAAVAKLLGYGAIIVADYLQERLDLLKPHGVETINLSDGMPIEDHLERITGSRTVDRVIDYVGVDCRGFGPEANVPVENSVTSALLKYVRFGGMTSTVGVYCANPLASKADYKSGSMETEWAQAWIKSPRMSAGQSPTMNYNYGLMQAILYDRMPYLTPMLNTTIITLDEVPEAYQLFAEGSPYKYVIDPHGSVSGQVPKGLNPDKLSAERLAPLKGDPLALGLPGNR; translated from the coding sequence ATGCAGGTTGATACTTACAAATACCCTGAACTTACGATGCCCAACGGCAAGAAGGCGCCGCATGCCGTCATCGTAAAGATCATTACCACCAACATCTGCGGCAGTGACCTGCACATCTATCGCGGCTCTTTCGCCGTGCCGCCGGGAATGACCATGGGTCACGAGATGACGGGTGAGGTAATCGAGGTCGGATCAGACGTCGAGTTCATCAAGAAGGGCGATCTCGTTTCAGTGCCTTTCAATGTGGCTTGCGGGCGCTGCAACAACTGCCGTCACATGCGCACCGATGTCTGTGAAAACGTCAATGGCGACCAGACCTTTGTCATTGATAAAGCCACCCAGCACGTCGATTGCGGCGCTTACGGCTTCAATCTCGGCCCGGATGTGAAATCCCTGGACACGGCCAGCGGCTGGGCCGGCGGCCAGGGTGACTATCTGATGGTCCCCTATGCCGACTTCAACCTGCTGAAGTTCCCCGACAAATCTGCGGCCATGGCCAAGATTCGTGATCTGACGCTCCTGTCCGACATCCTGCCGACTGCCTTCCACGGCTTTGCTTCGCCGGATTGGCCTGCCGCACCTTCCTTCGGCGTGGGCCAGAGCGTTCTGATCTTCGGTGCCGGCCCTGTCGGGCGCTGTGGCGCTGCTGTTGCCAAGCTGCTTGGCTATGGCGCCATCATCGTGGCCGATTACCTGCAGGAGAGGCTGGACCTTCTCAAGCCGCATGGCGTTGAGACCATCAACCTTTCTGATGGCATGCCGATCGAGGACCACCTTGAGCGCATTACCGGCAGCCGCACGGTTGACCGCGTGATTGATTACGTCGGCGTCGATTGCCGTGGCTTCGGGCCCGAGGCCAATGTGCCGGTGGAAAACTCGGTCACTTCTGCCCTGCTCAAATATGTCCGCTTCGGCGGCATGACCAGCACTGTTGGCGTCTATTGCGCCAATCCGCTCGCCAGCAAGGCTGATTACAAGTCCGGCTCGATGGAAACGGAATGGGCGCAGGCCTGGATCAAGTCGCCGCGGATGTCTGCAGGCCAGTCGCCGACGATGAACTACAATTACGGGCTTATGCAGGCCATCCTGTATGACCGCATGCCGTACCTGACGCCGATGCTGAACACGACCATCATCACCCTTGATGAGGTGCCTGAGGCTTACCAGCTGTTTGCTGAAGGATCGCCTTACAAATACGTGATCGATCCGCATGGCTCCGTTTCGGGTCAGGTGCCCAAAGGCCTGAATCCGGACAAGCTTTCCGCTGAACGCCTGGCTCCCCTCAAAGGGGATCCGCTGGCGCTGGGTCTGCCCGGCAACCGCTGA
- a CDS encoding phosphoserine transaminase has translation MSFPKPALRPARPYFSSGPCVKRPGWSAEVLASALVGRSHRSPEGRQRLQEVITRSRDLLGIPQDWRVGIVPASDTGAVEMLLWALAGQEHSRPSEAPGNATDLKPKSSRRSMDVLAFESFSASWAQDVSEALGLEEVRTLSAPYGQLPDLTQVNWNHDVVVTWNGTTSGVCLPGPDSIPAHHGGLVICDATSAAFAMDLPWERLDAVTWSWQKALGGEAAHGMVALSPRAAARLEEGAARPLPKIFRLTKGGRMIEGIFAGDTINTPSMLCVEDALDGLRWAERIGGLPALRQRARKNLALVAQWVAQREWISFLCETPAQRSCTSICLKFTAPWFEALSRADQAGAVRHFTGLLAAEQAGYDLAAHRDAPPGLRIWGGATVEAADIAALLPWLDWAYAQTRRAFATDVLPELKEPGA, from the coding sequence ATGTCTTTCCCCAAGCCTGCCCTCCGGCCGGCACGCCCTTATTTTTCCTCCGGTCCCTGCGTCAAGCGGCCCGGCTGGAGCGCGGAGGTTCTAGCCTCAGCGCTGGTAGGGCGGTCGCATCGCTCGCCTGAGGGGCGGCAACGGCTTCAGGAAGTGATCACGCGCTCCAGAGACCTGCTGGGCATCCCGCAGGACTGGCGCGTGGGCATCGTGCCTGCTTCCGATACCGGGGCGGTTGAAATGCTGCTCTGGGCGCTGGCCGGCCAAGAACACAGCCGCCCGTCTGAAGCCCCAGGAAACGCAACAGATCTGAAGCCGAAATCTTCCAGACGTTCCATGGACGTGCTGGCTTTTGAGAGTTTCTCCGCCTCCTGGGCCCAGGATGTCAGTGAAGCCCTGGGGCTGGAAGAGGTCCGGACCCTGAGCGCGCCTTACGGCCAGCTGCCCGATCTCACGCAGGTGAACTGGAACCATGATGTGGTGGTGACCTGGAACGGCACCACATCAGGCGTCTGCCTGCCGGGGCCTGACAGTATTCCCGCCCATCACGGGGGCCTGGTGATCTGCGATGCCACCTCTGCCGCCTTTGCCATGGATCTCCCCTGGGAACGCCTCGATGCGGTGACCTGGTCATGGCAGAAGGCGCTGGGCGGTGAAGCGGCGCATGGTATGGTGGCGCTGAGCCCGCGCGCTGCGGCGCGACTGGAGGAAGGGGCGGCGCGACCCCTGCCCAAGATCTTCCGCCTGACGAAAGGCGGCAGGATGATCGAGGGCATTTTCGCCGGTGATACCATCAACACGCCTTCCATGCTGTGCGTCGAGGATGCGCTTGACGGTCTGCGCTGGGCTGAGCGCATCGGGGGCCTGCCCGCCCTCAGGCAGCGCGCGCGCAAAAACCTGGCGCTTGTCGCGCAATGGGTGGCGCAGCGGGAGTGGATAAGCTTTCTGTGTGAAACGCCTGCCCAGCGTTCCTGCACCTCGATCTGCCTAAAATTCACAGCGCCATGGTTTGAAGCGCTCAGCAGGGCGGACCAGGCCGGGGCTGTCAGGCATTTCACCGGTCTTCTGGCCGCTGAGCAGGCCGGTTATGATCTGGCAGCCCATCGTGACGCCCCGCCCGGACTGCGGATCTGGGGCGGGGCCACGGTGGAGGCAGCAGATATCGCAGCCCTGCTGCCCTGGCTCGACTGGGCCTATGCGCAGACGCGCAGGGCCTTTGCAACTGACGTCCTGCCTGAACTGAAGGAGCCAGGCGCATGA
- a CDS encoding ATP phosphoribosyltransferase regulatory subunit — protein MNPLTDRPSPALLPMGFVDLLPGEAEAEAAGIAGVMEIFARHGYERVRPPLLEYESSLLSGAGEALAEQSFRLLDPASHRMMALRPDMTTQIARMASVRLSDQPRPLRLSYSGDCVQVGTAGRETDRQVPQVGLELIGPDLPAADAEVVAVGAEALDFLGIDGISFDLSIPALVWALLEEVPAAQRVPLVNALDRRDAAAVAQHAGAQAGLFLALMQAAGNADSALEKLEQLDLPEALAGHVQRLRASIEAIGKRVPGLKLTVDPADFRGWRYHTGICMTVFSTRSREELGRGGRYLAGNEPACGLTLRPQALLRVARLPVPRPRCLVPETLPQASRQALHEAGYATVSALAAPESPGGESLPEAMRTLARKLCCSHVWQNGKVQVL, from the coding sequence ATGAATCCGCTGACCGACCGGCCCAGCCCGGCCCTGTTGCCCATGGGCTTTGTGGATCTCCTGCCAGGAGAGGCGGAAGCGGAGGCGGCCGGCATTGCAGGCGTGATGGAGATTTTCGCCCGTCATGGCTACGAACGGGTGCGACCGCCCCTGCTGGAATATGAAAGCAGCCTGCTGAGCGGAGCCGGTGAGGCGCTGGCAGAGCAGAGCTTTCGGCTGCTCGATCCTGCTTCCCACCGCATGATGGCCCTGCGGCCTGACATGACCACGCAGATCGCCCGCATGGCTTCAGTGCGGCTCAGCGACCAGCCGCGCCCCCTGCGCCTGTCCTATTCTGGCGACTGCGTGCAGGTCGGCACGGCCGGGCGTGAAACGGACCGTCAGGTGCCTCAGGTAGGCCTGGAGCTCATCGGTCCCGACCTGCCGGCGGCAGATGCGGAAGTTGTGGCCGTGGGAGCGGAAGCGCTGGATTTCCTGGGAATTGACGGGATCTCCTTTGATCTTTCCATCCCAGCTCTGGTCTGGGCGCTGCTTGAGGAAGTGCCTGCAGCCCAGCGCGTGCCGCTGGTCAATGCGCTGGACCGCCGCGATGCGGCAGCTGTTGCGCAACATGCCGGTGCGCAGGCAGGTCTTTTCCTGGCTCTGATGCAGGCTGCAGGCAATGCCGACAGCGCGCTGGAGAAGCTGGAACAGCTCGACCTGCCAGAGGCGCTTGCCGGTCATGTGCAGCGTCTGCGCGCCAGTATCGAGGCGATCGGAAAAAGGGTGCCTGGGCTGAAGCTGACGGTCGATCCGGCTGATTTCAGGGGGTGGCGCTATCATACAGGCATCTGCATGACGGTGTTTTCCACCCGCTCGCGTGAAGAGCTGGGGCGCGGCGGGCGTTACCTGGCCGGCAATGAGCCTGCCTGCGGGCTGACCCTGCGTCCTCAGGCGCTGCTGCGGGTGGCACGCCTGCCGGTGCCGCGCCCGCGCTGCCTTGTGCCTGAAACCCTGCCCCAGGCAAGCCGGCAGGCTTTGCATGAGGCCGGTTATGCCACCGTGTCCGCCCTGGCAGCGCCCGAAAGCCCTGGCGGGGAGAGCCTGCCGGAAGCGATGCGCACACTGGCCCGCAAGCTGTGCTGCAGTCACGTATGGCAGAACGGAAAGGTTCAGGTCCTGTAA
- a CDS encoding adenylosuccinate synthase, whose protein sequence is MSNVTVIGTQWGDEGKGKIVDWLASRADVVVRFQGGHNAGHTLVVGDQVYKLSLLPSGLVRGKRGVIGNGVVVDPEALLAEIDRVSAQGLKVTPETLAVSETAPLILPFHGALDRAREKARGSHKIGTTGRGIGPAYEDKVARRAIRLCDLAEPETLDWKLDELLLHHNTLLKGLGAPTYTKQELLDWLAAITPRLLPYARPVWDDLDEAGRKGERILFEGAQAVMLDVDHGTYPFVTSSNTVAATAASGSGMGPKAIGFVLGIAKAYTTRVGEGPFPSELFDDVGRGLGERGHEFGTVTGRPRRCGWFDAVMVRRAVRVGGVTGLALTKLDVLDGMEEVAICVGYELDGKRLDSFPSAPGAQARVKPVLEKMPGWSETTAGARSWAELPANAVKYVRRIEELTGAPVTLLSTSPERDDTILMQDPFVAR, encoded by the coding sequence ATGTCCAACGTAACCGTGATCGGCACCCAGTGGGGCGATGAAGGCAAAGGCAAGATCGTCGACTGGCTGGCCAGCCGGGCTGATGTGGTGGTCCGTTTTCAGGGCGGCCACAATGCCGGCCATACGCTCGTGGTGGGCGATCAGGTCTACAAGCTGTCGCTGCTGCCTTCAGGCCTGGTGCGTGGCAAGCGCGGCGTGATCGGCAATGGCGTGGTGGTGGACCCCGAAGCCCTTCTGGCCGAGATCGACCGCGTCTCGGCGCAGGGCCTGAAAGTGACGCCCGAGACCCTGGCTGTCTCTGAAACCGCGCCCCTGATCCTGCCCTTTCACGGTGCGCTGGACCGGGCGCGTGAAAAAGCGCGTGGCAGCCACAAGATCGGCACCACCGGCCGCGGCATCGGCCCCGCTTATGAAGACAAGGTGGCACGCCGCGCCATCCGCCTGTGTGACCTGGCCGAGCCGGAAACGCTGGACTGGAAGCTTGACGAGCTTCTGCTGCATCACAATACCCTGCTGAAAGGCCTCGGCGCGCCGACCTACACCAAGCAGGAACTCCTGGACTGGCTGGCCGCCATCACGCCGCGCCTGCTGCCTTACGCCCGCCCGGTCTGGGACGACCTTGATGAGGCCGGGCGCAAGGGCGAGCGCATCCTTTTCGAAGGGGCGCAGGCGGTGATGCTGGACGTCGATCACGGGACCTACCCGTTCGTTACCAGTTCCAACACAGTTGCGGCCACGGCGGCCAGCGGCAGCGGCATGGGGCCCAAAGCCATCGGTTTCGTCCTGGGCATCGCCAAGGCCTATACCACCCGGGTGGGCGAAGGGCCTTTTCCTTCAGAGCTGTTTGATGATGTCGGCCGCGGTCTTGGTGAACGCGGTCATGAATTCGGCACTGTGACAGGGCGTCCGCGCCGCTGTGGCTGGTTTGACGCGGTCATGGTCAGGCGCGCGGTGCGGGTCGGCGGGGTGACCGGCCTGGCCCTGACCAAGCTGGACGTGCTTGACGGCATGGAGGAAGTGGCGATCTGCGTCGGTTATGAGCTGGACGGCAAGCGCCTGGACAGCTTTCCCTCCGCGCCGGGGGCGCAGGCGCGGGTGAAACCGGTCCTGGAGAAAATGCCCGGTTGGTCGGAAACGACCGCAGGCGCGCGCAGCTGGGCTGAACTGCCGGCCAATGCCGTCAAGTATGTGCGCCGCATCGAAGAGCTGACCGGCGCACCCGTGACCCTGCTTTCTACCAGCCCGGAACGTGACGACACGATCCTGATGCAGGATCCTTTCGTCGCCCGCTGA
- the ftsY gene encoding signal recognition particle-docking protein FtsY produces MAGFFSRLKEGLSRSNAQLSALFSKRLLDDATLEELEDELIAADLGPSVAERIISRFRDTSFGQQVTGEEIRNTLATEVAKVLQPVAVPFTPDPGRKPHVVLVVGVNGTGKTTTIGKMAHLYREEGKSVMMVAGDTFRAAAVEQLQVWGERAGAEVIAGKPGADAAGLAYDGLKRATEKQTDILLVDTAGRLHNKSALMEELAKIIRVMKKFDPDAPHSVLLVLDATTGQNAIEQVRVFRELVDVTGLVVTKLDGSARGGIVVALAEQFKLPVHLVGVGEKAEDLRPFSAEDYARGLVGSTLGEPEE; encoded by the coding sequence ATGGCAGGATTTTTCTCACGACTCAAAGAGGGCCTCTCGCGGTCCAACGCCCAGCTCAGCGCCCTGTTCTCCAAGCGCCTTCTTGATGACGCGACCCTGGAGGAACTGGAAGATGAGCTGATTGCCGCCGATCTCGGCCCCAGCGTGGCGGAACGCATCATCTCCAGGTTCCGCGACACCAGTTTCGGCCAGCAGGTGACGGGCGAGGAGATCCGCAACACGCTGGCCACTGAAGTCGCCAAAGTGCTGCAGCCTGTGGCCGTGCCCTTCACCCCCGATCCGGGCAGAAAGCCGCATGTGGTGCTGGTGGTCGGCGTCAACGGGACCGGCAAGACCACCACCATCGGCAAGATGGCCCATCTCTACCGTGAGGAAGGCAAGTCGGTCATGATGGTGGCCGGAGACACCTTTCGCGCGGCAGCGGTGGAGCAGCTGCAGGTCTGGGGCGAGCGGGCCGGTGCTGAAGTCATTGCCGGCAAGCCGGGTGCCGATGCGGCCGGCCTGGCCTATGACGGCCTCAAACGCGCCACGGAAAAGCAGACGGACATCCTGCTGGTTGATACGGCCGGACGCCTGCACAACAAGAGCGCGCTGATGGAAGAGCTGGCCAAGATCATCCGCGTCATGAAGAAATTCGACCCCGACGCCCCCCACAGCGTCCTGCTGGTGCTGGACGCCACGACCGGCCAGAACGCCATTGAGCAGGTGCGCGTTTTCCGGGAGCTCGTCGATGTCACGGGGCTGGTGGTGACCAAGCTGGACGGCTCGGCGCGCGGCGGCATTGTCGTGGCCCTGGCCGAGCAGTTCAAACTGCCCGTGCACCTGGTGGGCGTCGGGGAAAAGGCGGAAGACCTGCGTCCCTTCTCAGCTGAAGACTACGCACGCGGGCTGGTCGGTTCCACGCTTGGAGAGCCAGAAGAGTAG
- a CDS encoding MiaB/RimO family radical SAM methylthiotransferase, whose protein sequence is MGHYARLARREGADAPPTIIVNTCTVTAEAERQARQAIRRAHRQNPQARIIVTGCASERAPDSWRALPGVSQVVANGTKLNPASWGVEAGAAPGLPPSRHTRALLQVQQGCDHRCTFCIIPFGRGAARSLPQDEIITRARALAEAGHVELVLTGVDIASWQESGRSLGALCQTLLDSVPDIARLRLSSIDPTLLDIHIGDRALWQLLAEEPRFMPHLHLSLQAGADLILKRMKRRHLTENVRKLVQQVRRLRPDTGFGADLIAGFPTETDALFEEGYRFIEELGLPFLHVFPYSERPGTPAARMPALPRALRQERAARLRQLGYTNRDAFLARFVGRETEVLMETPTRGHTPEFAAFELDALSPERPGIPAGLQPEKLHRFRVTRVADGKLHGVPLSLRPGDPHP, encoded by the coding sequence ATGGGCCATTACGCCCGACTGGCACGCCGCGAGGGGGCTGACGCGCCTCCGACCATCATCGTCAACACCTGCACCGTCACCGCGGAAGCCGAGCGGCAGGCGCGCCAGGCCATCCGCCGGGCCCACCGCCAGAATCCCCAGGCGCGCATCATCGTGACAGGCTGCGCCTCAGAACGCGCGCCCGATTCCTGGCGCGCCCTGCCAGGCGTCAGCCAGGTGGTGGCCAACGGCACCAAGCTCAACCCGGCAAGCTGGGGCGTGGAGGCAGGGGCCGCTCCCGGCCTGCCGCCCTCACGCCACACGCGTGCGCTGCTGCAGGTGCAGCAGGGCTGCGACCACCGCTGCACTTTCTGCATCATCCCCTTCGGGCGCGGGGCAGCACGCAGCCTGCCGCAAGACGAAATTATCACCCGCGCCCGCGCCCTGGCTGAAGCCGGCCATGTCGAGCTCGTCCTGACCGGGGTGGACATCGCCTCCTGGCAGGAAAGCGGCCGGTCGCTGGGCGCGCTCTGCCAGACGCTGCTGGACAGCGTTCCCGACATCGCCAGGCTGCGCCTCTCCTCCATCGATCCCACCCTGCTTGATATCCACATCGGCGACCGGGCACTCTGGCAGCTTCTGGCTGAAGAACCGCGCTTCATGCCGCACCTGCACCTTTCCCTGCAGGCCGGGGCAGACCTTATTCTCAAGCGCATGAAGCGCCGGCACCTGACGGAAAATGTCCGCAAGCTGGTGCAGCAAGTCCGCAGGCTGAGGCCCGATACCGGCTTCGGCGCTGACCTGATCGCGGGCTTTCCCACCGAAACCGACGCGCTGTTTGAAGAAGGCTACCGGTTCATTGAAGAACTCGGCCTGCCGTTTCTGCACGTCTTTCCCTACAGCGAGCGCCCCGGCACGCCAGCTGCGCGCATGCCGGCCCTTCCTCGCGCCCTGCGCCAGGAACGTGCCGCCAGGCTACGCCAGCTGGGCTACACCAATCGCGATGCTTTCCTCGCCCGCTTTGTCGGCCGCGAAACCGAAGTGCTGATGGAAACGCCGACCAGGGGCCACACGCCCGAGTTCGCCGCCTTTGAGCTTGATGCCCTCTCTCCCGAGCGCCCCGGTATCCCGGCAGGCCTGCAGCCGGAAAAGCTCCATCGCTTCCGCGTCACCCGGGTTGCAGACGGGAAACTTCACGGCGTGCCTCTCAGCCTTCGCCCCGGAGATCCGCACCCTTGA
- the dapF gene encoding diaminopimelate epimerase: protein MSFAFTKMHGLGNDFVIIDFRAEAQGGNSSAPSSLTPRQIAALCDRRTGIGCDQLVTLAAPSRPGADVQVRFSNPDGSEAGACGNASRCVAALLGGSPTLQTQHGLLPTTCLPGGEIRVQMGRPLTAWQDVPLSEPCDTRALPLNAPRATDHVKEGEKLDGAACSMGNPHATLFHVIEDAALLGPMLEKDPLFPERANIGFAEILSPRHMRLRVWERGAGLTPACGSGACAAVVNAVRRGLVERHCRVEMELGSLEITWHEGTDGQSGTVEMTGPAVKVFSGTFDPAATSWSGQRGPGL from the coding sequence ATGAGCTTTGCCTTCACCAAAATGCACGGACTCGGCAACGATTTCGTCATCATCGATTTCCGTGCAGAGGCCCAGGGCGGCAACAGCAGCGCCCCGTCCTCCCTGACCCCGCGCCAGATCGCAGCCCTGTGCGACCGCCGCACCGGCATCGGCTGTGACCAGCTGGTGACCCTTGCAGCGCCAAGCAGGCCAGGAGCGGATGTGCAGGTCAGGTTCTCCAATCCTGACGGCTCAGAAGCAGGCGCCTGCGGCAATGCCTCGCGCTGTGTCGCTGCCCTGCTGGGAGGCAGCCCGACCCTGCAGACACAACACGGCCTGCTGCCCACCACCTGCCTGCCCGGCGGAGAGATACGCGTCCAGATGGGAAGGCCCCTGACAGCCTGGCAGGACGTGCCGCTTTCGGAACCCTGTGACACGCGCGCCTTGCCGCTCAACGCGCCGCGCGCAACGGACCATGTGAAAGAGGGAGAAAAACTGGACGGAGCGGCCTGTTCGATGGGCAACCCGCACGCCACGCTTTTCCACGTCATTGAGGACGCAGCCCTTCTGGGGCCCATGCTTGAAAAAGACCCCCTCTTTCCCGAACGCGCCAATATCGGCTTTGCCGAAATCCTCTCGCCACGCCATATGCGCCTGCGCGTCTGGGAACGGGGAGCGGGGCTGACGCCCGCCTGCGGCTCGGGCGCCTGTGCTGCGGTTGTGAATGCCGTGCGCCGTGGCCTGGTGGAGCGGCACTGCAGGGTGGAGATGGAACTCGGCAGCCTGGAGATCACCTGGCACGAGGGGACGGACGGGCAGAGCGGCACGGTGGAAATGACCGGACCGGCGGTGAAAGTCTTCAGCGGCACTTTTGATCCCGCTGCCACCTCCTGGTCAGGACAGCGAGGGCCAGGGCTGTGA
- a CDS encoding class I SAM-dependent methyltransferase, with translation MTLKGLHEKAFTQASSEPDAQFFAQHNPETLLDLGARTAITALYRTSLPVGGRTLDLMCGPDSHLPEDATFQEFIGLDVCNKLMDENKALNGRAIVDLNAQPSLPFSENSFDGVLLCNGLPYLTQPEAVLKEVVRVLKPGAPLILTFNDRFFPAKATAIWQALEPADRVRLASALMNSAGLGELDTGEVTPPEDLPGWQDTVHAVIGRKPQAS, from the coding sequence ATGACCCTGAAGGGCCTTCATGAAAAAGCCTTCACCCAGGCCAGCAGCGAACCGGACGCCCAGTTCTTCGCCCAGCACAATCCTGAAACCCTCCTCGATCTCGGGGCGCGAACCGCCATCACCGCTCTCTACCGGACCAGCCTGCCCGTGGGCGGGCGCACGCTTGATCTCATGTGCGGCCCAGACAGCCACCTGCCGGAGGATGCGACGTTTCAGGAATTCATCGGGCTTGATGTGTGCAACAAGCTGATGGATGAGAACAAGGCGCTCAACGGGCGGGCGATCGTGGATCTCAACGCCCAGCCCAGCCTGCCCTTTTCGGAAAACAGCTTTGACGGGGTGCTGCTGTGCAACGGTCTGCCTTATCTGACCCAGCCGGAAGCGGTTCTCAAGGAGGTGGTGCGCGTTCTCAAGCCGGGTGCACCGCTCATCCTTACGTTTAATGACCGTTTTTTCCCCGCCAAGGCGACGGCGATCTGGCAGGCCCTGGAGCCGGCTGACCGCGTGCGCCTTGCAAGCGCGCTGATGAATTCCGCAGGACTGGGCGAGCTGGACACCGGTGAAGTGACGCCGCCTGAAGACCTGCCCGGCTGGCAGGATACGGTGCATGCCGTCATCGGCCGCAAGCCCCAGGCGAGCTGA